One window from the genome of Spiractinospora alimapuensis encodes:
- a CDS encoding DUF1707 SHOCT-like domain-containing protein: protein MHMSQHGHDHVRASDADRDQVAAVLADALAEGRLTPVEHSERMDAVYAAKTIGDLAPITRDLPAAGQGMPAREGTFSSPEALDLAQDSQGRENIVAAFGGAQRTGRWLVEPRTNVSLVCGGADLDFRDAVLSQREVTIQCAILFGGLSMTVPPGVRVVNRTTAIMGGTTLNGTDAVTDPRAPTVMLTGTCLFGGITVEQVKRGEKKRSGC from the coding sequence ATGCACATGAGTCAGCACGGTCACGACCACGTCCGGGCCTCCGACGCGGACCGCGACCAGGTCGCGGCCGTCCTCGCTGACGCGCTCGCCGAGGGGCGGCTCACCCCGGTCGAGCACTCGGAGCGGATGGACGCCGTGTACGCCGCGAAGACGATCGGCGACCTCGCCCCCATCACCCGGGACCTGCCCGCCGCCGGTCAGGGGATGCCGGCCCGGGAGGGGACGTTCAGCTCACCCGAGGCCCTCGACCTCGCACAGGACAGCCAGGGCCGGGAGAACATCGTGGCGGCCTTCGGTGGGGCGCAGCGGACCGGACGATGGCTGGTGGAGCCACGCACAAACGTCTCGCTCGTCTGCGGTGGGGCCGACCTCGACTTCCGTGACGCCGTCCTCAGTCAACGCGAGGTGACGATCCAGTGCGCGATCCTCTTCGGAGGACTCTCCATGACCGTCCCGCCCGGTGTCCGCGTGGTGAATCGCACCACAGCGATCATGGGCGGCACCACGCTCAACGGCACGGACGCGGTGACCGACCCTCGTGCTCCCACCGTGATGCTCACCGGAACCTGCCTGTTTGGTGGGATAACCGTCGAGCAGGTCAAGCGGGGAGAGAAGAAAAGGTCAGGCTGCTGA
- the serB gene encoding phosphoserine phosphatase SerB yields the protein MTDSTLLVTVTGPDRPGVSARLLSTLSVFPITIVDLEQVLISDRLVLGAQLAVDTRAAPGVRRRDLFAEIRGALAKVSAELGMDVSVEDGDDATLQPGAEGRLHVTLLASPLRPAALGAITSCIARGGGNIDRIERLASYPVTAVELVVSGGDVERLRGELSTEAAAQGIDIAVQPSGLHRRAKHLIVMDVDSTLIQGEVIELLAAHAGCADEVARVTEEAMLGEMDFEKSLRQRVALLKGLDASVLDVVSQELVLTPGARTMVRTLKRLGYEFAIVSGGFTQITDTLVGELGIDYCAANTLEVVDGKLTGDIVGPVVDRAGKAAALRQFAAEARVPLNQTVAIGDGANDLDMLQAAGLGVAYNAKPVVRAAADTSVSVPYLDTIVFLLGISREEVEAADRENDPSDG from the coding sequence ATGACTGATTCCACACTGCTCGTGACGGTGACCGGACCGGACCGACCTGGGGTGAGTGCGCGCCTGCTCAGCACCCTGTCGGTATTTCCCATAACCATCGTTGACCTCGAACAGGTGCTCATCAGCGACCGGCTTGTCCTTGGCGCGCAGCTCGCCGTAGACACGCGCGCCGCTCCCGGGGTACGCCGCAGGGACTTGTTCGCCGAAATCAGGGGCGCGCTCGCCAAAGTGTCCGCCGAACTGGGGATGGACGTCTCCGTCGAGGACGGAGACGACGCGACCCTCCAACCGGGCGCCGAGGGGCGACTCCACGTCACCCTGCTGGCCAGTCCGCTGCGGCCGGCCGCGCTGGGGGCCATCACCTCCTGCATCGCGCGCGGTGGCGGCAACATCGACCGAATCGAACGCCTGGCGAGCTACCCGGTGACCGCCGTGGAGCTCGTCGTCTCCGGCGGTGACGTGGAACGACTACGCGGCGAGCTGAGCACGGAGGCGGCCGCCCAGGGCATCGACATCGCCGTCCAGCCCAGTGGCCTGCACCGCAGGGCCAAGCACCTCATCGTCATGGACGTCGACTCCACCCTCATCCAGGGCGAGGTCATCGAGCTCCTCGCCGCGCACGCGGGCTGCGCCGACGAGGTCGCCCGCGTGACCGAGGAGGCGATGCTGGGGGAGATGGACTTCGAGAAGTCCCTACGCCAGCGGGTCGCCCTGCTCAAGGGGCTCGACGCCAGCGTGCTCGACGTGGTGAGCCAGGAGCTGGTCCTCACCCCGGGGGCCCGCACGATGGTGCGCACGCTCAAGCGGCTCGGCTACGAGTTCGCGATCGTCAGCGGGGGGTTCACACAGATCACCGACACCCTCGTCGGCGAGCTGGGGATCGACTACTGTGCCGCCAACACCTTGGAGGTCGTGGACGGCAAGCTGACCGGGGACATCGTCGGTCCCGTGGTCGATCGGGCCGGGAAGGCCGCGGCGCTGCGACAGTTCGCGGCCGAGGCACGGGTTCCCCTGAACCAGACCGTGGCGATCGGGGACGGCGCGAACGACCTGGACATGTTGCAGGCCGCCGGACTGGGCGTGGCCTACAACGCGAAGCCGGTGGTGCGAGCAGCGGCCGACACGTCGGTCAGCGTCCCCTACCTCGACACCATCGTGTTCCTGCTCGGTATCTCCCGCGAGGAGGTCGAGGCGGCCGACCGCGAGAACGACCCGTCGGACGGATAA
- a CDS encoding sodium-translocating pyrophosphatase, producing MSEPNLAAEDGSVLTLAGMDLTLAVVILVVALLALAVAGALVREVINADQGTERMQNIARAVQEGAAAYLKRQFRTLIIFAVAIPLLLLLLPADDWWIRAGRSAFFALGAIFSALTGFMGMWLAVRGNVRVAAAARAGGERNAMRIAFRTGGVAGMFTVGLGLAGAAVVVLLYGNQAPIVLEGFGFGAALLAMFMRVGGGIFTKAADVGADLVGKVEQNIPEDDPRNAATIADNVGDNVGDCAGMAADLFESYAVVLVAALILGWAAFGFHGLVFPLLVPMIGVITAVIGVFAVTPMARDKSGMAAINRGFFISAGASAILVAIAAYFYLPSSYAGLNYGEGGPQGVGAEIAALDGDPRLFVVGAVLLGLVLAAAIQLLTGYFTETDRRPVREIGESSETGAATVILSGISVGLESAVYSALLIAGTVFAAFQLGSGDLTLSLFAVALAGTGLLTTVGVIVSMDTFGPVADNAQGIAEMSGDVEGKGADVLTSLDAVGNTTKAITKGIAIATAVLAATALFGAFRTTVERYLPEGEAFSMSLDVPDVLVGVIIGASVVFLFSGLAIMAVGRAAGRVVQEVRNQFRTRPGIMDGTEEPEYGRVVDICTRDSLRELITPGLLAVLTPIAVGFALGYGPLGGFLGGAIAAGVLMAVFLANSGGAWDNAKKLVEDGHHGGKGSDSHEATIIGDTVGDPFKDTAGPAINPLLKVMNLVALLVAPSVVMLQDNLAARLGIVVVAVAAIVGAILWSKRRSVPNGQETTPVPAREGAPLNGNGAAAGVTVPSGADGASRNGSEEAATSEASSEK from the coding sequence TTGTCTGAGCCGAACCTCGCTGCCGAGGATGGCTCGGTGTTGACCCTGGCAGGGATGGATCTCACCCTGGCGGTCGTGATCCTGGTGGTGGCGCTGCTCGCGCTCGCCGTCGCCGGAGCTCTCGTCCGCGAGGTCATCAATGCCGACCAGGGCACCGAGAGAATGCAGAACATCGCGAGAGCGGTGCAGGAAGGTGCGGCGGCGTACCTGAAACGCCAGTTTCGCACCTTGATCATATTCGCCGTCGCGATTCCCCTGTTGCTCCTGTTGCTGCCAGCCGACGACTGGTGGATCAGGGCGGGACGTTCGGCGTTCTTCGCCTTGGGAGCGATATTCTCCGCGCTCACCGGGTTTATGGGCATGTGGCTCGCGGTGCGTGGAAACGTCCGTGTGGCCGCCGCCGCCCGTGCGGGCGGTGAGCGGAACGCGATGCGTATCGCTTTCCGTACCGGTGGTGTGGCCGGAATGTTCACCGTGGGCCTTGGTCTCGCCGGCGCGGCGGTCGTTGTGCTGCTCTATGGCAATCAGGCCCCGATCGTGCTGGAGGGCTTCGGATTTGGCGCGGCTCTGCTGGCCATGTTCATGCGTGTTGGTGGCGGAATCTTCACCAAGGCCGCCGACGTGGGAGCCGACCTCGTCGGAAAGGTCGAGCAGAATATTCCGGAGGACGATCCCCGGAACGCCGCGACTATCGCCGACAATGTGGGTGACAATGTCGGCGACTGCGCCGGAATGGCCGCGGACCTGTTCGAGTCCTACGCTGTGGTCCTGGTCGCGGCGTTGATCCTCGGCTGGGCCGCGTTCGGGTTCCACGGGCTGGTCTTCCCGCTGCTGGTGCCGATGATCGGTGTCATCACCGCGGTGATCGGTGTCTTCGCGGTCACGCCGATGGCCCGGGACAAGTCCGGGATGGCGGCCATCAACCGCGGGTTCTTCATCTCGGCGGGCGCCTCCGCGATCCTCGTCGCCATCGCCGCCTACTTCTACCTCCCGTCCAGCTACGCGGGACTGAACTACGGGGAGGGCGGCCCTCAGGGCGTCGGCGCGGAGATCGCCGCCCTCGACGGCGACCCACGCCTGTTCGTCGTCGGCGCTGTCCTCCTCGGGCTCGTGCTCGCGGCCGCCATCCAACTCCTCACCGGCTACTTCACCGAGACGGACCGTCGTCCCGTGCGGGAGATCGGGGAGAGCTCCGAGACCGGTGCGGCGACCGTGATTCTGTCGGGCATCTCGGTGGGGCTGGAGTCCGCCGTCTATTCGGCGCTCCTCATCGCGGGAACCGTGTTCGCGGCGTTCCAGCTCGGCTCGGGGGACCTCACACTGAGCCTCTTCGCGGTGGCCCTCGCCGGTACGGGTCTGCTGACCACGGTGGGTGTCATCGTGTCGATGGACACCTTCGGCCCGGTCGCCGACAACGCCCAGGGCATCGCGGAGATGTCCGGCGACGTCGAAGGCAAGGGCGCGGACGTGCTGACGAGCCTCGACGCCGTCGGTAACACCACGAAGGCCATCACCAAGGGGATCGCGATCGCGACGGCCGTCCTGGCGGCGACCGCCTTGTTCGGCGCCTTCCGTACGACGGTCGAGCGCTACCTGCCCGAGGGCGAGGCGTTCAGCATGTCCCTCGACGTGCCGGACGTGCTCGTGGGCGTGATCATCGGCGCGTCCGTGGTCTTCCTGTTCTCCGGTCTGGCCATCATGGCGGTGGGCCGTGCGGCCGGCCGGGTCGTTCAGGAGGTCCGCAACCAGTTCCGCACCCGTCCGGGCATCATGGACGGCACCGAGGAACCGGAGTACGGCCGCGTCGTCGACATCTGCACCCGGGACTCCCTGCGTGAACTGATCACGCCGGGCCTGCTCGCGGTGCTCACGCCGATCGCTGTCGGCTTCGCTCTGGGCTACGGACCGCTCGGCGGGTTCCTCGGCGGCGCCATCGCGGCGGGCGTGCTCATGGCGGTGTTCCTCGCCAACTCCGGGGGTGCGTGGGACAACGCCAAGAAGCTGGTCGAGGACGGGCACCACGGCGGCAAGGGGTCGGACTCGCACGAGGCCACCATCATCGGTGACACCGTGGGCGATCCGTTCAAGGACACGGCCGGCCCGGCCATCAACCCGCTGCTCAAGGTGATGAACCTGGTGGCGTTGTTGGTCGCCCCCAGTGTGGTGATGCTGCAGGACAACCTCGCCGCACGTCTGGGCATCGTCGTCGTGGCGGTCGCCGCCATCGTTGGGGCGATCCTGTGGTCCAAGCGGCGTTCCGTCCCCAACGGCCAGGAGACGACCCCCGTTCCGGCGCGTGAGGGCGCCCCCCTCAACGGAAACGGCGCCGCCGCCGGGGTCACGGTCCCCTCCGGCGCCGACGGTGCGAGCCGAAACGGGTCAGAGGAGGCGGCCACCTCCGAGGCGTCCAGCGAGAAGTAA
- a CDS encoding alpha/beta fold hydrolase, giving the protein MLLLHGFPQFWWTWRGQLVSLAEAGYRAVAMDLRGYGASDKPPRGYDPLTLAADAAGVIRALGARDAVVVGHGTGGLVAWTTAAVHTSLVRGLAVLSTPHPGTWRSLFGLPRGRLRRQVLGWRPPILAERGLLHADAAPMVSFLRRGYARGWSDPVAERRYRDAFQVPGVARRALATHRWMARSPLRTEGRRYRARMRRPIRVPTLRLHGSLDRVVPAAAVESAHRHAHAPWTLRFVAGAGHFPHEEQPDAVGGILVDWLQRTVDSMLTPR; this is encoded by the coding sequence GTGCTCCTCCTCCACGGGTTCCCCCAGTTCTGGTGGACCTGGCGTGGTCAGTTGGTCTCCCTCGCCGAGGCCGGGTACCGCGCGGTCGCCATGGACCTGCGGGGGTACGGCGCCAGTGACAAGCCGCCTCGCGGATACGACCCTCTGACCCTCGCGGCGGACGCCGCGGGGGTCATCCGCGCTCTCGGCGCCCGCGACGCCGTCGTGGTCGGGCACGGAACCGGCGGGCTCGTCGCGTGGACGACGGCGGCCGTCCACACCTCACTCGTCCGCGGTCTCGCCGTCCTGTCGACGCCGCATCCCGGCACGTGGCGGTCGCTTTTCGGTCTTCCGCGGGGGAGGCTGCGTCGCCAGGTCCTGGGTTGGCGGCCACCGATCCTGGCCGAGCGAGGCCTACTCCACGCGGACGCCGCCCCCATGGTGTCGTTCCTGCGCCGTGGGTACGCCCGGGGGTGGTCCGATCCGGTCGCCGAGCGACGCTACCGGGACGCCTTCCAGGTCCCTGGTGTGGCGCGTCGCGCGCTCGCGACCCACCGGTGGATGGCGCGCTCCCCCCTGCGGACCGAGGGCCGCCGTTACCGGGCACGAATGCGTCGTCCGATTCGAGTACCGACCCTGCGGCTCCACGGCTCCCTGGACCGCGTGGTTCCGGCGGCGGCGGTGGAGAGCGCCCATCGCCACGCGCACGCGCCGTGGACTCTCCGGTTCGTCGCGGGGGCCGGCCACTTCCCACACGAGGAACAACCCGACGCGGTGGGCGGGATTCTGGTGGATTGGTTACAGCGGACGGTCGACTCGATGCTCACCCCGCGCTAA
- a CDS encoding phage holin family protein produces the protein MAQTTPGDEGAGQEPPSERSVGELVADANTELAELIRLQIELAKAEIAHDAKAVATGTGMFAAAAVIAHLFIILLSATLGFVLYVWLPLWGAFAIVTGFYLLLVIVFGLWGLRRFRGMRGTPETKASLPQTFAAIRHRKPEDTGDGVVDRV, from the coding sequence ATGGCGCAGACCACGCCGGGCGACGAGGGCGCGGGTCAAGAGCCGCCGAGCGAACGCTCCGTGGGTGAACTCGTCGCCGACGCCAACACCGAACTCGCCGAGCTCATTCGGCTTCAGATCGAGCTGGCCAAGGCCGAGATCGCCCATGACGCCAAGGCTGTGGCGACCGGTACGGGCATGTTCGCCGCCGCGGCGGTCATCGCCCACCTGTTCATCATCCTGCTGTCGGCGACCCTCGGCTTCGTCCTTTACGTCTGGCTGCCGTTGTGGGGCGCGTTCGCCATCGTCACCGGCTTCTACCTGCTCCTGGTGATCGTGTTCGGCCTCTGGGGGCTGCGACGGTTCCGCGGTATGCGGGGAACACCGGAGACCAAGGCGAGCCTGCCACAGACCTTCGCGGCGATCAGACACCGCAAGCCCGAGGACACCGGCGACGGGGTCGTCGATCGCGTCTGA
- the acs gene encoding acetate--CoA ligase, giving the protein MGETPQERESEQRTLSNLLQEKRRFSPPPELAASANVRAEDNIYERAAADPQAFWAEQAGRLQWERTWDTILEWEPPFSKWFVGGTLNAAVNCVDRHVAAGNGDRVAYYWEGEPGDSRTITYAELQDLVCQASNALLELGVTKGDRVAIYMPMIPETVVAMLACARIGAVHMVVFGGFSSDALAGRLDDADAKVVITADGGYRRGAPSALKPNVDAALADRPHIDTVLVVRRTGQDVEWTDGRDRWWHDVVDRQSTEHVPEAHDAEDPLYIMYTSGTTARPKGILHTTGGYLTQVSWSHWAVFDLKPERDIYWTAADIGWVTGHSYIVYGPLSNGATSVMYEGTPDTPHKGRFWEIVQKYGVTLLYTAPTTIRTFMRWGDDIPAQYDLSSLRILGSVGEPINPEAYVWYRTNIGHDRTPVMDTWWQTETGGFMVSPLPGITEGKPGAAMQPLPGIAVDVVNSEGESVPNGGGGYIVVREPWPGMLRGIWGDPERYKDTYWSRFPGLYFPGDGAKRDEDGDLWLLGRVDDVMLVSGHNISTTEVESALVSHPLVAESAVVGAKDEVTGQAISAFVILSGDAYDGLDEELRQHVGASLGPIAKPKRVLIVPELPKTRSGKIMRRLLRDVAEHRAMGDVSTLTDSSVMDLIAERLPKSSDDD; this is encoded by the coding sequence ATGGGTGAGACTCCGCAGGAGCGGGAGTCAGAACAGCGGACATTGTCGAACCTGCTTCAGGAGAAGCGGCGGTTTTCCCCACCGCCGGAGCTCGCAGCCTCCGCGAACGTGCGTGCCGAGGACAACATCTACGAGCGGGCCGCCGCCGACCCCCAGGCCTTCTGGGCGGAGCAGGCCGGCCGACTGCAGTGGGAACGCACCTGGGACACCATTCTGGAGTGGGAACCGCCGTTCTCGAAGTGGTTCGTCGGTGGGACGCTGAACGCGGCCGTCAACTGCGTTGACCGGCACGTGGCGGCGGGCAACGGCGACAGGGTTGCCTATTACTGGGAAGGTGAGCCGGGCGACTCGCGCACGATCACCTACGCGGAGCTGCAGGACCTGGTGTGCCAGGCGTCCAACGCGCTGCTGGAGCTGGGCGTCACCAAGGGTGACCGGGTGGCGATCTACATGCCGATGATCCCGGAGACCGTGGTGGCGATGCTGGCCTGCGCCCGCATCGGCGCGGTGCACATGGTGGTGTTCGGAGGTTTCTCGTCCGACGCGCTGGCCGGCCGCCTCGACGACGCCGACGCGAAGGTCGTCATCACCGCCGACGGCGGCTACCGGCGTGGGGCCCCCAGTGCGCTCAAGCCCAACGTGGACGCCGCGCTCGCGGACCGCCCCCACATCGACACCGTTCTGGTCGTGCGCCGCACCGGCCAGGACGTGGAGTGGACCGACGGGCGGGACCGTTGGTGGCACGACGTCGTGGACCGCCAGAGCACCGAGCACGTCCCGGAGGCGCACGACGCCGAGGACCCGCTGTACATCATGTACACGAGTGGTACCACCGCGCGTCCCAAGGGCATCCTGCACACGACCGGCGGGTACCTGACCCAGGTGTCGTGGTCGCACTGGGCGGTCTTCGACCTAAAGCCCGAACGCGACATCTACTGGACCGCGGCCGACATCGGCTGGGTGACCGGACACTCCTACATCGTCTACGGGCCGCTCTCCAACGGCGCGACGTCGGTGATGTACGAGGGAACCCCGGACACGCCGCACAAGGGCCGCTTCTGGGAGATCGTGCAGAAGTACGGGGTCACGCTTCTGTACACCGCGCCCACCACCATCCGTACCTTCATGCGGTGGGGTGACGACATCCCGGCCCAGTACGACCTGTCGAGCCTGCGGATCCTGGGGTCGGTCGGGGAGCCCATCAACCCCGAGGCGTACGTCTGGTACCGCACCAACATCGGCCACGACCGCACTCCGGTCATGGACACCTGGTGGCAGACCGAGACCGGCGGGTTCATGGTGTCGCCACTGCCCGGTATCACCGAGGGCAAGCCCGGGGCCGCGATGCAACCGCTCCCGGGCATCGCGGTGGACGTCGTCAACAGCGAGGGCGAGTCCGTCCCGAACGGCGGTGGCGGCTACATCGTCGTCCGTGAACCCTGGCCGGGGATGCTGCGTGGCATCTGGGGCGACCCCGAGCGGTACAAGGACACCTACTGGTCCCGGTTCCCCGGTCTTTACTTCCCGGGCGACGGCGCGAAACGGGACGAGGACGGGGACCTGTGGCTGCTCGGCCGGGTCGACGACGTCATGCTGGTCTCCGGACACAACATCTCCACCACGGAGGTCGAGTCGGCGCTCGTCTCCCACCCGTTGGTGGCCGAGTCCGCCGTCGTGGGTGCCAAGGACGAGGTGACGGGCCAGGCGATCAGCGCGTTCGTCATCCTCAGCGGGGACGCCTACGACGGGCTGGACGAGGAACTGCGTCAACACGTGGGAGCGTCGCTCGGGCCGATCGCCAAGCCCAAGCGTGTCCTCATCGTCCCGGAGCTCCCCAAGACCCGTAGCGGCAAGATCATGCGCCGACTGCTGCGGGACGTCGCGGAGCACCGTGCGATGGGCGACGTCTCGACGTTGACGGACTCGTCGGTCATGGACCTGATCGCCGAGCGTCTGCCCAAGTCGTCCGACGACGACTGA
- the ssd gene encoding septum site-determining protein Ssd: MAPASAASSSSRPSRRSPLLVTGDPTLLEEVLRLTAAVGTDPVVASAVAFARRDWDAAAFVIVGADLAEAMAEQAPRRHPNLVVVGHAPQGSPDEGTVELWRCGVRLGAREVLFLPEGEARLTELCTAPGPETARAAHLVAVIGGRGGAGASLLSSALALAGVRRGVRTLLIDADPLGGGLDLLLGHENTPGVRWQDLLQRQGRINAHALFDALPTASGFSLLTWEHQTGPPPPVPTTAMRSVLASAAGAGLLVVDLPRTLDEAARETVLAAHHLLVLVPDDVHSVVAASRLSAVIRTHTPRGRVVVRRDRARGVSPDVISTSVGLPLAGELPDEPGLRATLERGTIPAVRRGSPLRTFCDGFLAGLDAGEAEP; the protein is encoded by the coding sequence GTGGCACCCGCGTCAGCAGCCAGTTCGTCCAGCCGACCGTCTCGCCGGTCGCCACTCCTCGTCACCGGCGACCCCACCCTGCTCGAAGAGGTACTGCGCCTCACCGCCGCGGTCGGAACCGATCCCGTCGTGGCCTCCGCAGTCGCGTTCGCCCGTCGTGACTGGGACGCGGCGGCGTTCGTGATCGTGGGAGCCGACCTCGCCGAGGCCATGGCGGAGCAGGCACCGCGCCGCCATCCCAACCTGGTGGTGGTCGGACACGCGCCCCAGGGCTCCCCGGACGAGGGAACCGTGGAGCTGTGGCGCTGCGGCGTCCGCCTCGGCGCCAGGGAGGTGTTGTTCCTTCCCGAGGGCGAGGCTCGACTGACGGAGCTGTGCACCGCGCCCGGCCCGGAGACGGCGCGGGCCGCCCATCTCGTCGCCGTGATCGGTGGGCGAGGGGGCGCCGGCGCGAGCCTGTTGTCGTCCGCACTGGCGCTCGCCGGCGTACGTCGAGGCGTACGGACCCTGTTGATCGACGCCGATCCGCTCGGCGGTGGCCTCGACCTGCTCCTCGGGCACGAGAACACGCCTGGGGTTCGTTGGCAGGACCTGCTGCAACGCCAGGGACGGATCAACGCGCACGCCCTGTTCGACGCCCTCCCCACGGCCTCCGGTTTCTCCCTCCTCACGTGGGAGCATCAGACCGGCCCTCCGCCGCCGGTGCCCACCACGGCGATGCGTTCGGTACTCGCCTCGGCCGCCGGCGCCGGCCTGCTGGTGGTGGACCTGCCCCGAACCCTGGACGAGGCCGCGCGAGAGACCGTTCTGGCCGCACACCACCTGCTGGTCCTCGTCCCTGACGACGTCCATTCCGTCGTGGCCGCGAGCCGGTTGTCGGCCGTCATCCGCACCCACACCCCGCGCGGTCGTGTCGTCGTGCGCCGCGACCGCGCGCGTGGGGTGTCCCCTGACGTGATCTCCACATCGGTCGGTCTTCCCCTCGCCGGCGAGCTTCCGGACGAACCGGGCCTGCGTGCCACGCTCGAACGCGGCACCATCCCCGCGGTGCGGAGGGGATCGCCGCTACGGACGTTCTGTGACGGTTTCCTCGCCGGTCTGGACGCTGGAGAGGCGGAGCCGTGA